One window of the Dethiosulfovibrio russensis genome contains the following:
- a CDS encoding type II secretion system F family protein, giving the protein MPTYRYSAYDSKGNLKKGRIESPGTQQAAESLAVQGLVVVDMSEDSRSKRKSTVRSLSLDDHETFCRSLSTYLKAGLPLSEALRLLEKQGGKRLGLLYGSLRQAVEGGRRLSSSLRDAGCFDENLCSMVESGERGGTLDEVLIQAVGLFSMQASLRRRLQTAMTYPAIMMVVGLGVVAFLMTYVVPKVAVLFSDMGRALPVPTRILMGLSRAFQAMGVPLLLAVLVLFILVKSGRLKVKMPFFRGIRNNIIVSLVCSNLGSLLRSGIPLVQALRMSSVLDPRKDRWMAIADQVKGGLRFEKALEKDGTFDEDLVYFVRIGEIGGDLSGALEQIAQTRWDRARASMDRMANLIEPVMVLFLGLVVGFVVVAILLPIFDISSFVR; this is encoded by the coding sequence ATGCCGACCTATCGCTACAGCGCCTACGATTCCAAGGGGAACCTCAAAAAAGGCCGTATAGAGTCTCCCGGAACCCAGCAGGCGGCGGAAAGCCTGGCGGTTCAGGGACTTGTCGTGGTGGATATGTCCGAGGACAGCCGATCGAAGAGGAAATCGACGGTTCGGTCGCTGTCTCTGGACGACCACGAGACCTTCTGTCGATCCCTCTCAACATATCTCAAGGCAGGTCTTCCCCTGTCCGAGGCCCTGAGGTTGCTGGAGAAGCAGGGAGGCAAGAGGCTAGGGCTGCTGTATGGATCGCTTAGACAGGCGGTGGAGGGGGGGCGAAGGCTTTCCTCCTCCCTGAGGGATGCCGGATGTTTCGACGAAAACCTGTGCAGTATGGTAGAGTCCGGCGAGAGAGGCGGTACCCTGGACGAGGTTCTGATCCAGGCGGTGGGGCTTTTTTCCATGCAGGCCTCCCTCAGAAGAAGACTCCAGACCGCTATGACCTACCCGGCTATAATGATGGTGGTAGGGCTGGGAGTCGTCGCTTTTCTGATGACCTACGTGGTTCCCAAGGTGGCGGTTCTCTTTTCGGACATGGGCAGGGCCCTTCCCGTTCCAACCAGGATACTGATGGGGCTTTCCCGTGCTTTTCAGGCCATGGGGGTTCCTCTGCTTCTGGCCGTTTTGGTCCTCTTCATCCTTGTGAAGTCGGGCAGACTGAAGGTAAAAATGCCCTTCTTCAGAGGGATCAGAAACAACATAATCGTCTCTCTAGTGTGTTCCAATCTGGGGTCGTTGCTCCGTTCAGGCATTCCTTTGGTCCAGGCTCTTAGGATGAGTTCCGTTCTGGATCCCAGAAAAGATCGCTGGATGGCCATAGCCGATCAGGTCAAAGGAGGACTCCGTTTCGAGAAGGCCCTGGAGAAGGACGGTACTTTCGACGAAGATCTGGTGTATTTTGTCAGGATAGGCGAGATAGGAGGCGATCTGTCCGGAGCTTTGGAACAGATAGCCCAGACCAGATGGGATAGGGCCAGAGCCAGCATGGATCGTATGGCGAACCTGATAGAGCCTGTCATGGTGTTGTTTTTGGGACTCGTCGTGGGCTTCGTCGTGGTAGCCATATTGTTGCCCATCTTCGATATATCCAGTTTCGTTCGTTAG
- the gspM gene encoding type II secretion system protein GspM: MKFPELPDIPGVPREVLKPLSLLAIALVVWVAAWSVWSGMSDLESRSRLQQRRFEDLLLVIKKYRSLPGREERTPLSDDPIVVVSSLVDNMGLKENLVQISSLSRGLSVQLGRLYSESALNFILELGKRGLVVDSAELRAVPEDGVRLLSMNLVVMVAR; encoded by the coding sequence ATGAAATTTCCCGAACTGCCGGATATTCCCGGAGTCCCCAGAGAGGTGTTGAAACCCCTCTCCCTTTTGGCTATAGCCCTCGTTGTATGGGTGGCGGCATGGTCCGTCTGGAGCGGTATGTCCGACCTGGAATCTCGTTCCCGGCTTCAGCAACGTCGATTCGAGGACCTGCTGCTGGTGATAAAGAAATACAGATCCCTTCCCGGTAGAGAGGAGAGAACTCCTCTCTCCGACGACCCCATAGTGGTGGTCTCCTCCCTGGTGGACAACATGGGACTGAAGGAAAACCTGGTGCAGATATCGTCTTTAAGCAGAGGACTCAGCGTTCAGCTAGGAAGACTTTACTCAGAAAGCGCCCTGAACTTTATCCTGGAACTGGGAAAAAGAGGTCTAGTCGTGGATTCGGCGGAGCTTCGGGCGGTCCCTGAGGATGGGGTAAGGCTCCTGTCCATGAACCTGGTGGTGATGGTGGCGAGATGA
- the gspC gene encoding type II secretion system protein GspC has translation MSFFGKTGLLTSSLPFFGRVLPIIGMLLTGIALSSLIGMEVERRMAPLLVQARASRAILDGGTIGPEEDGGVEMARELRSLVDVSPFGVPARPEIAVAATSRDLPPEEERVFSVDGIKVIGSLPDVAAWLDREKKVSLVLKGQAYGGFLLKEVYPYSVVLAKDNVNYEVYISYKDEGKSARSESRVEAPPAKEPVFSDSGSQVQAATDDSEGVVARELVDSLLMNPFNELKRVRLIPKFVDGKPTGIEVANIMDGSVLKELGVQKGDVVKSVNGVVIRNMGDVANAINSLMGGSRFEVAVGRGDEEIMLNYVVR, from the coding sequence GTGTCGTTTTTCGGAAAAACCGGATTGCTGACCTCGTCTCTGCCCTTTTTCGGCCGGGTCCTTCCGATTATCGGAATGCTGCTTACCGGCATAGCCCTGAGCTCTCTCATCGGGATGGAGGTCGAGAGACGCATGGCCCCTCTGTTGGTCCAGGCCAGAGCCTCCAGGGCGATTTTGGACGGAGGAACCATAGGTCCAGAGGAGGACGGAGGGGTCGAAATGGCCAGAGAGCTTCGTTCTCTGGTGGACGTCTCTCCTTTCGGGGTTCCGGCCAGACCGGAGATCGCCGTCGCTGCGACCTCTCGGGATCTGCCCCCTGAGGAAGAAAGGGTATTCAGCGTCGACGGCATCAAGGTCATAGGATCTCTTCCTGACGTGGCGGCCTGGCTGGATCGGGAGAAAAAGGTTTCCCTGGTGTTGAAGGGACAGGCTTACGGAGGTTTTTTGCTGAAGGAGGTCTACCCCTACAGCGTCGTCTTGGCCAAGGACAACGTCAACTACGAGGTCTATATATCCTACAAAGACGAGGGCAAGAGCGCTCGCTCGGAGAGTAGGGTGGAGGCTCCTCCGGCGAAAGAACCGGTGTTTTCCGACTCGGGTTCCCAGGTTCAGGCTGCGACCGACGACAGCGAGGGAGTCGTGGCTAGAGAACTGGTCGACTCTCTTCTCATGAACCCATTCAACGAGCTTAAGAGGGTAAGGCTGATACCTAAATTCGTGGACGGCAAACCTACTGGAATAGAGGTCGCCAATATAATGGACGGCAGTGTTCTGAAAGAACTCGGAGTCCAGAAGGGCGACGTGGTGAAAAGCGTCAACGGAGTGGTCATAAGGAACATGGGCGACGTGGCGAACGCCATAAACTCCCTGATGGGCGGATCCCGTTTCGAGGTAGCTGTGGGACGGGGCGACGAGGAAATTATGTTAAACTATGTCGTCAGATAG
- a CDS encoding GspE/PulE family protein, with product MIDSTPSKPRNLPEASIIAEMLPGSVSLDGLRSDGILPIRKEDDLLVVAVPSLDRYDRAQALGYALGAVVDVEIYDSAAISERINQLYDLRSGAADDAVRDMEGIDDVDALAREDVLSDSVDVPVIRLVNGLFADAMKQRATDIHVESYEDSVIIRFRVDGVLRDRLKLPRSHQAPLVSRIKVMARMDIAEHMAPQDGRIGITVGGHAVDVRVNSVPTQHGERMALRLLDKGGGALSLRDLGMDERELELMERIISSPYGMILFTGPTGSGKSTSLYAILQELAKPSVNVITVEDPVEYDLPGVAQIQVNEKAGMTFASALRSILRQDPDIVMIGEMRDFDTAHIGVQASLTGHLVLSTLHTNDSISAVARLADMGVEPYLVAGSLVGVVAQRLVRRLCPHCRQEVPVPSILAKNGVKKAWGPSGCPNCSGTGYRGRVGIYEQLVIDDDLREAIARNAPAAEMRALAEPQGFRTLWEIGLSLVEKGATSPEELIRVAGEV from the coding sequence ATGATCGATTCAACCCCTTCCAAGCCGAGGAACCTCCCCGAAGCTTCGATCATAGCGGAGATGCTACCTGGCTCGGTCAGTCTGGACGGTCTTCGTTCCGACGGAATCCTCCCCATAAGAAAGGAGGACGACCTGCTGGTGGTGGCTGTGCCGTCTCTGGACCGTTACGACAGGGCCCAGGCTTTGGGATACGCCCTCGGGGCGGTGGTGGACGTAGAGATCTACGATTCAGCGGCTATATCGGAGCGTATAAACCAGCTGTACGATCTGCGCAGCGGAGCCGCCGACGACGCAGTTCGAGACATGGAGGGCATAGACGACGTGGACGCCCTCGCCAGGGAGGATGTCCTCAGCGACTCGGTTGACGTCCCTGTCATCCGTCTGGTGAACGGCCTCTTCGCCGACGCCATGAAACAGAGGGCCACCGATATCCACGTCGAGTCCTACGAGGACTCGGTCATAATCCGCTTTAGGGTGGACGGCGTCCTTCGGGATAGGCTGAAGTTGCCCAGAAGCCATCAGGCTCCTCTGGTCAGCAGGATAAAGGTAATGGCCAGGATGGATATAGCGGAACATATGGCCCCTCAGGACGGACGGATAGGCATAACCGTAGGAGGTCATGCCGTGGACGTCCGAGTTAACTCGGTTCCCACCCAGCACGGCGAGAGGATGGCCCTCCGGCTCCTGGACAAGGGAGGCGGAGCCCTTTCATTGAGGGATCTGGGCATGGACGAGAGGGAGCTGGAGTTGATGGAGAGGATAATATCCAGCCCCTACGGGATGATCCTGTTCACCGGCCCCACCGGTTCCGGTAAGTCCACCAGCCTCTACGCCATTCTTCAGGAACTGGCCAAGCCGTCGGTTAACGTTATAACCGTCGAGGACCCGGTGGAGTACGACCTTCCGGGGGTGGCCCAGATACAGGTGAACGAAAAGGCGGGTATGACCTTCGCCTCCGCCCTGAGGTCCATCCTCAGACAGGACCCGGATATAGTCATGATAGGGGAGATGAGGGATTTCGACACGGCCCACATAGGAGTTCAGGCGTCCCTTACCGGACATCTGGTCCTATCCACCCTTCACACCAACGATTCCATAAGCGCCGTCGCCCGTCTGGCCGACATGGGTGTAGAGCCCTATCTAGTGGCCGGTTCTCTTGTCGGGGTGGTGGCCCAGAGGCTGGTTCGCCGTCTCTGTCCCCACTGTAGACAGGAGGTTCCAGTTCCCTCCATTCTGGCCAAAAACGGCGTCAAGAAAGCCTGGGGACCGTCCGGGTGTCCTAACTGTTCCGGCACTGGCTACAGAGGTCGAGTTGGCATATACGAACAGCTGGTCATAGACGACGATCTCAGAGAGGCCATAGCGAGAAACGCCCCTGCTGCCGAGATGAGGGCCCTGGCCGAGCCTCAGGGATTTCGTACTCTCTGGGAGATCGGTCTCTCTTTGGTTGAGAAAGGGGCCACGTCGCCGGAAGAGTTGATCCGAGTGGCCGGAGAGGTGTGA
- the gspL gene encoding type II secretion system protein GspL — MKEIGEVYVYGRDRISNIGGSSGSRFRKGGRLVLVPYRTLSVRTFDFPFGSVSAIREALKIQYSSISGDREVEIFPVVHRREDRRFSGSALILPSEERASVEEGISGLGRSTIWPLPFAMAAEVGGNGAVLCLDEEGISSALFVDGVPVLYRWQSRSRRSVDQELRWLLDYGGKFDFDPSDSVVVDVSEDGERLAAKARETLSAFPSLGSYSLSRKVLDSAIVLETLGKAVGGFSCWFLLAGCIFLGAGFIGGVVEREKADTIRSRAEAVYTDAFGSGKVRDPLSQARGKLAELTDSPDTRSLEDGLRLIVRSWTDPEMGGGRISVDTLRYSSDGMELIGTAEEVSSVQAFQKNLKINNDGTVKLGDIQQVPGGGLRYSLEVRWSSL; from the coding sequence ATGAAGGAGATCGGAGAGGTCTACGTATATGGAAGGGATAGAATCTCCAACATCGGAGGGTCGTCCGGCAGTAGGTTCAGAAAGGGAGGCCGTCTGGTCCTCGTTCCCTACAGAACCCTGTCGGTCAGGACCTTTGATTTCCCTTTTGGCTCAGTGTCCGCCATTAGAGAGGCCCTCAAGATACAGTATTCCTCTATATCCGGAGACAGAGAGGTCGAGATATTTCCCGTGGTCCACCGTAGGGAGGATCGAAGGTTCAGCGGTTCTGCCCTTATACTTCCGTCGGAAGAACGGGCCTCCGTAGAGGAGGGCATTTCCGGACTCGGTCGCTCCACCATATGGCCTCTCCCTTTCGCCATGGCGGCGGAGGTAGGGGGAAACGGAGCCGTCTTGTGCTTGGACGAAGAAGGAATCTCCTCCGCCCTTTTCGTCGACGGCGTTCCAGTATTGTACAGATGGCAGTCCAGATCTCGCCGCTCCGTCGATCAGGAGCTGAGGTGGCTTCTCGATTACGGCGGAAAATTCGACTTCGACCCGTCCGATTCGGTCGTCGTAGATGTCTCCGAGGACGGAGAGAGGCTTGCCGCAAAGGCAAGAGAAACCCTGTCCGCCTTTCCTTCCCTCGGCAGCTATTCCCTTTCTCGGAAGGTCTTGGACAGTGCCATAGTTCTAGAGACCCTGGGTAAGGCCGTAGGAGGGTTTTCCTGCTGGTTCCTCCTGGCAGGGTGCATCTTTCTTGGGGCTGGCTTTATAGGGGGAGTGGTCGAGAGGGAAAAGGCGGATACCATCAGGTCCAGAGCGGAGGCAGTCTACACAGATGCCTTTGGTTCCGGGAAGGTGAGGGACCCATTGAGCCAGGCCAGGGGAAAACTGGCCGAACTAACGGATAGTCCCGATACCAGGAGCCTTGAGGACGGTCTGCGTCTCATAGTTAGGTCCTGGACAGATCCGGAGATGGGAGGGGGCCGTATCTCGGTGGACACGCTTCGCTATTCCTCTGACGGTATGGAGCTTATCGGAACCGCCGAGGAAGTTTCGTCTGTTCAGGCCTTTCAGAAAAACCTCAAGATCAACAACGATGGCACGGTCAAGCTCGGAGATATTCAGCAGGTCCCCGGCGGAGGACTGCGTTATTCCCTGGAAGTGAGGTGGTCCTCCCTATGA
- a CDS encoding general secretion pathway protein GspK, with the protein MRSSTGSPLFRGRSSRRGFILLSVLMVSMFLMSAAVGYGWFVRDQVRRVDRRRFELECRNIVLLAVKNVIRGLASDKNGYDSVHERWFGEHIIPIGDSYLVSVTILPLDDKLPLGNIFLPDGTTLRGEMEIPWNQVWEEVELPGLAAPTLDFMDSDRTPRVGGYERPFFPNRMPGDPGAFTLFPEIKLDRLVGNDERPGLKDFLTPWCGSKINVNTASEKVLALLEGIDEVTAREIVARRDKTPFKKLSELAEMPAFSNSLGPKLSNALGTTSDYFSVSVYVSSLEADRERSYNIVVTKKSVLYWEEL; encoded by the coding sequence ATGAGATCGTCGACTGGTTCCCCGCTCTTTAGAGGGAGGTCGAGCAGAAGAGGGTTCATACTTCTGTCGGTCCTTATGGTGTCGATGTTTCTGATGTCCGCTGCGGTGGGATACGGTTGGTTCGTCAGGGATCAGGTTCGACGGGTCGATCGAAGAAGGTTTGAGCTCGAGTGTCGCAACATAGTTCTACTGGCGGTAAAAAACGTCATAAGAGGCTTGGCCTCGGATAAAAACGGCTACGACAGCGTACACGAGCGTTGGTTCGGAGAACACATCATCCCCATAGGGGATAGCTATCTCGTCTCTGTAACCATATTGCCCCTGGACGATAAACTTCCTCTGGGAAACATATTCCTTCCGGACGGGACCACACTTAGGGGGGAGATGGAGATTCCCTGGAATCAGGTCTGGGAGGAGGTCGAACTTCCCGGGCTCGCGGCTCCGACCCTGGATTTCATGGACTCGGATAGGACTCCCCGGGTGGGAGGATACGAGCGACCTTTCTTTCCGAACAGGATGCCCGGAGATCCGGGCGCCTTCACGCTTTTTCCGGAGATAAAGCTCGACAGACTGGTAGGAAACGACGAGAGGCCAGGGCTGAAGGACTTTCTTACTCCGTGGTGCGGAAGCAAGATAAACGTCAACACAGCGTCGGAAAAGGTACTAGCCCTTCTCGAGGGTATAGACGAGGTCACGGCAAGGGAGATCGTGGCCAGAAGGGATAAAACCCCTTTCAAGAAGCTTTCGGAGCTGGCCGAGATGCCGGCTTTCTCCAATTCGCTGGGGCCCAAACTGTCCAACGCCTTGGGAACCACGAGTGACTATTTTTCCGTATCGGTCTATGTATCGTCCCTGGAGGCCGATCGGGAGCGATCCTACAATATCGTGGTCACTAAAAAATCTGTCCTATACTGGGAGGAACTTTGA
- the gspN gene encoding type II secretion system protein GspN has translation MRRIRSVLAALLILSFGLVIGLRLFLPWEDLGELVFLEASRELSRSGIFLQASRFDEEGVVPVFVVDRVEMEGFGGGATFGTVKVRPMPLGSILSGTPTASIELIGGAVSLPGDRGRRIGGFLEVSYGQGRITIAEIEMDGDIKASGSLSISPSNGRIVEADVTLKAPSDLDGALSMASRFMPLSRNGEGEWTLKRKGGK, from the coding sequence ATGAGGAGAATAAGATCTGTGCTCGCCGCTTTGCTTATTTTATCCTTCGGCCTGGTCATAGGTCTGAGGCTCTTTCTTCCATGGGAAGACCTTGGAGAGTTGGTGTTTCTGGAGGCCTCCAGAGAGCTTTCCCGATCGGGGATATTCCTACAGGCCTCTCGGTTCGACGAGGAAGGAGTCGTGCCTGTCTTCGTCGTCGATAGGGTGGAGATGGAGGGCTTCGGAGGCGGAGCTACCTTCGGAACTGTGAAGGTTCGTCCGATGCCGCTGGGATCGATTCTCTCGGGGACTCCGACCGCCTCCATAGAGCTGATCGGAGGGGCCGTCTCTCTGCCGGGCGATCGGGGCAGAAGGATAGGGGGGTTTCTCGAGGTGTCCTACGGTCAGGGGAGGATTACGATCGCCGAAATAGAGATGGACGGTGACATAAAAGCGTCGGGATCTCTATCCATATCTCCAAGTAACGGCAGAATCGTCGAGGCGGACGTGACATTGAAGGCCCCCTCCGATCTTGACGGAGCTCTATCCATGGCATCCAGGTTTATGCCTCTCTCGAGAAATGGAGAGGGCGAGTGGACTCTAAAGAGAAAGGGAGGGAAATGA
- a CDS encoding prepilin-type N-terminal cleavage/methylation domain-containing protein, whose translation MTSGRRGFTLLEVMFVVVLIGIMATLVVSRIAPREPDGLISLNRYLSDIRSEAMDRGPLILTVEDGSLTVLDGSLESIDLRSELPDGSWQAVPERILFYRDGSCSPGRLILKGAKGEESFLIAVTGRAYEVPR comes from the coding sequence ATGACCAGCGGTCGCCGGGGATTCACCCTTTTAGAGGTGATGTTCGTCGTCGTTCTGATCGGCATCATGGCGACTCTGGTGGTCTCCAGGATAGCTCCCAGGGAGCCGGATGGACTGATATCGCTCAACCGTTACCTTTCTGATATTCGATCGGAGGCCATGGATAGAGGGCCTCTGATCCTGACCGTCGAGGACGGTTCACTGACGGTCCTTGACGGTTCCCTGGAATCTATCGATCTTCGATCGGAACTGCCCGACGGAAGCTGGCAGGCGGTTCCCGAGAGGATCCTGTTCTACAGGGACGGGTCATGTTCCCCGGGCAGACTGATCTTAAAGGGAGCAAAGGGAGAGGAGTCTTTTCTGATAGCCGTTACCGGAAGGGCCTACGAGGTTCCTAGATGA
- a CDS encoding prepilin-type N-terminal cleavage/methylation domain-containing protein, protein MSSDRGKKGFTLVEVIVAVAVLGLVAAGSLKLSITATKALDSVRGESRFLDRVQALEADLLSGKLSDNGEEDGMEWNTSGYSYPLMDGLWRINYRKLDVELDGRTMSFYIP, encoded by the coding sequence ATGTCGTCAGATAGAGGAAAAAAAGGATTCACTCTGGTGGAAGTTATAGTCGCCGTGGCGGTCTTGGGACTGGTGGCGGCAGGATCCCTCAAGCTTTCCATAACAGCTACGAAAGCCCTCGACTCGGTTAGAGGGGAATCGAGGTTCCTCGACAGGGTCCAGGCGCTGGAGGCGGACCTGTTGTCCGGAAAACTGTCGGACAACGGCGAAGAGGACGGGATGGAGTGGAACACCAGCGGATACTCCTATCCCCTGATGGATGGACTGTGGCGGATCAACTACCGGAAACTCGACGTCGAGCTCGACGGACGGACCATGAGCTTTTATATCCCCTAG
- a CDS encoding type IV pilin protein: MNRKGFTFIEILVVLALVGVIATCAVAPMVHIVGNMRAAQSDVGEEAAVQDVFRLICRDVRSVLVLPKQTYMALRKKDLFGGKADDVLAVESASQIRNTMVPGVVVYGLVRENTLETGPVLPGLYRWTFPGRAVKDLDLKSSMPMDRAALVLPSVDSFRVEVYMGKDNWSGKYAGGIPVAIRIKLDRGGRSHEIVDWFPAL, translated from the coding sequence ATGAACCGTAAAGGCTTTACTTTCATAGAAATCCTGGTTGTCCTGGCACTGGTGGGGGTTATCGCCACCTGTGCCGTGGCCCCGATGGTCCACATAGTGGGCAACATGAGAGCCGCTCAATCCGACGTAGGAGAGGAGGCGGCCGTCCAGGACGTCTTCAGGCTCATATGTCGCGATGTCCGATCGGTGCTGGTGCTCCCCAAACAGACCTATATGGCACTGAGGAAGAAGGACCTGTTCGGAGGCAAGGCCGACGACGTTCTGGCAGTTGAATCGGCCAGCCAGATACGGAATACGATGGTCCCCGGAGTGGTCGTATATGGACTTGTGAGGGAGAACACCCTGGAGACAGGGCCTGTCCTGCCTGGGCTGTACCGATGGACCTTTCCAGGAAGAGCGGTAAAGGACCTGGACCTTAAATCGTCAATGCCGATGGATCGGGCCGCGCTTGTCCTCCCCTCGGTCGATTCCTTCCGTGTAGAGGTCTACATGGGCAAGGATAACTGGTCCGGCAAGTATGCCGGTGGAATTCCGGTCGCAATCCGAATAAAACTGGATCGAGGAGGCCGTTCCCATGAGATCGTCGACTGGTTCCCCGCTCTTTAG
- the gspG gene encoding type II secretion system major pseudopilin GspG — MKRRSGFTLVEVLVVVVIIGMLAALVAPRVVGRGEEAKRTAALVQIREIEQALDMYKLDSGMYPTTEQGLESLVEKPTTSPEPKRWKEGGYLKKVPVDPWGKEYVYRKPGDHGEFDLFSCGPDGEEGGEGDGKDITNWE; from the coding sequence GTGAAAAGACGAAGTGGTTTCACGTTGGTCGAGGTCCTCGTCGTAGTGGTCATCATAGGAATGTTGGCCGCCTTGGTGGCTCCCAGAGTCGTCGGTCGGGGCGAGGAAGCCAAGCGGACCGCCGCTCTTGTCCAGATCCGCGAGATAGAACAGGCCTTGGACATGTACAAGCTGGACAGCGGCATGTATCCCACCACGGAACAGGGACTGGAGTCTTTGGTGGAGAAGCCCACCACCTCCCCGGAGCCCAAGAGGTGGAAAGAGGGCGGCTATCTCAAGAAGGTCCCGGTGGACCCCTGGGGTAAGGAATACGTCTATCGCAAGCCCGGGGATCACGGCGAGTTCGACCTGTTTTCCTGCGGTCCCGACGGGGAGGAAGGCGGCGAAGGGGACGGCAAGGACATAACCAACTGGGAATGA
- the gspD gene encoding type II secretion system secretin GspD: protein MIRKTYVAFILAICLGCVLYPAVFPEPILAQDKDEQNEQNLIEAAKAMRESGSVQFNFTDLDVVKFIRFMSELLQKNIIIAPNVKGTITVMSPRSVSLAEAYKIMLTTLEMNGLSLEDMGDYYKVLKGGTTLENRAVRSRIGPGYGEQVVNQVVPLDFVSPGFAQKAVQPAAGKTVMVIPLDEGNGLLLTGPAADVQRVVNLLRALDVPDGIRRISAVPVKEANPDLLAQHLANLAKDPTGPFRGLTALSDSSSRTLLLVGDSSALESAKKIVKRLDVPPVSGEFHVYRLKNADAQEVAKQLSQILGVAARLQPGKEGAMPTTVVPDIPTNSLIFAVQEQQYSGLIDIIKQLDIQPKQVMIRGLIAEVNLTDLKNAGIDWATWGGQVSGSTVFAANAALGGSTGVPSTFVDWFQELSKHEEELYNDDGNLVGTKTTYDGNALIYAYVQLLKKYDAMNILSMPRLMCTDNKESSLMVGQTIPQMKASTSDISNPSSVQNSYDYKDTGLKLKITPHIRSGNLVALDIEQSTEEVLSAMTSTTPVTAKREVKTSVQVRNGQTIILGGLLKETEKSLKQRVPILSYIPLVGELFKSSTNQREKIELMVFLTPYILETPEAASEASKAVAASDTDLGLSEAEIRLNRRFHEMYQEAVKKQR, encoded by the coding sequence GTGATTCGAAAAACGTACGTCGCTTTTATCCTTGCCATATGCTTAGGTTGTGTCCTTTACCCTGCGGTCTTTCCGGAACCCATCCTTGCCCAGGATAAAGACGAACAGAACGAACAGAACCTGATCGAGGCTGCAAAGGCCATGAGAGAGTCCGGATCGGTTCAGTTCAACTTCACCGACCTGGATGTAGTGAAGTTCATACGCTTTATGTCCGAGCTTTTGCAGAAAAACATAATAATAGCCCCCAACGTCAAGGGTACCATAACGGTTATGTCTCCCCGGTCGGTCTCACTTGCCGAGGCCTATAAGATCATGCTTACGACACTGGAGATGAACGGGCTTTCCCTGGAGGATATGGGAGACTACTACAAGGTTCTCAAGGGAGGAACCACCCTGGAGAACAGGGCTGTCAGGAGCAGAATCGGTCCCGGTTACGGCGAGCAGGTGGTGAACCAGGTGGTGCCGCTGGACTTCGTGTCCCCCGGGTTCGCCCAGAAGGCGGTTCAGCCTGCTGCGGGAAAGACCGTGATGGTCATACCTCTGGACGAGGGCAACGGGTTGCTTCTGACCGGCCCCGCTGCGGACGTGCAGAGGGTGGTCAACCTTCTGAGAGCTCTGGACGTCCCTGACGGTATAAGGCGGATTTCTGCCGTGCCGGTGAAGGAGGCCAACCCGGATCTGCTGGCCCAGCATCTGGCCAACCTCGCCAAGGACCCGACAGGCCCATTCAGAGGGCTCACCGCCCTGTCCGATTCGTCCAGCCGAACCCTCCTTCTGGTTGGAGACAGCTCCGCACTGGAGTCGGCTAAAAAGATAGTTAAGAGGCTGGACGTCCCCCCCGTGTCGGGGGAGTTCCACGTCTACAGGCTCAAAAACGCCGACGCTCAGGAGGTGGCCAAACAGCTCAGCCAGATACTGGGGGTAGCTGCAAGGCTCCAGCCCGGCAAGGAAGGGGCCATGCCAACCACTGTGGTCCCGGACATACCTACTAACAGCCTTATCTTCGCCGTTCAGGAACAGCAGTACTCCGGCCTTATAGACATAATAAAGCAGCTGGATATCCAGCCGAAACAGGTCATGATTCGTGGGCTCATAGCGGAGGTCAACCTAACTGATCTCAAAAATGCCGGGATAGACTGGGCCACCTGGGGAGGCCAGGTGTCGGGAAGCACGGTATTCGCCGCCAACGCCGCCCTGGGAGGCTCCACAGGGGTGCCCTCCACCTTCGTGGACTGGTTTCAGGAATTAAGCAAACACGAAGAGGAACTTTACAATGACGACGGTAACCTTGTTGGTACGAAGACGACCTACGATGGTAATGCCCTTATCTATGCCTACGTCCAGCTCTTGAAGAAGTACGACGCAATGAACATACTCTCCATGCCCAGGCTTATGTGTACCGACAACAAGGAGAGCTCCCTCATGGTTGGACAGACCATACCTCAGATGAAGGCCTCGACCTCGGACATATCCAACCCGAGCTCGGTTCAGAATAGCTACGACTACAAGGACACGGGGCTGAAGCTCAAGATAACCCCTCACATAAGAAGCGGAAACCTGGTGGCTCTGGACATAGAGCAGAGTACCGAGGAGGTGCTCAGCGCCATGACCAGCACGACCCCTGTCACGGCTAAGAGGGAGGTAAAGACCTCCGTCCAGGTCAGAAACGGCCAGACTATAATTTTGGGGGGCCTTCTCAAGGAGACGGAGAAGAGCCTCAAACAGAGGGTTCCCATACTCTCCTACATTCCCCTGGTGGGAGAGCTGTTCAAGAGCTCGACCAACCAGAGGGAAAAAATAGAGCTTATGGTTTTTCTAACCCCCTACATACTTGAGACCCCCGAGGCGGCCTCCGAGGCCAGCAAGGCTGTTGCGGCTTCCGACACGGACCTCGGTCTGAGCGAGGCGGAGATTCGGCTCAATCGACGTTTCCATGAAATGTATCAGGAAGCGGTGAAGAAGCAGAGATGA